From the genome of Amia ocellicauda isolate fAmiCal2 chromosome 14, fAmiCal2.hap1, whole genome shotgun sequence, one region includes:
- the LOC136768047 gene encoding Fc receptor-like protein 5: protein MAASMLSAAISPGQTEVRLWAVLTLQPDWTSVFTGETVTLRCQVQGAGDTDWRYRWYRGETQVHQTDSSTRDEGRYTISSDSYYHSGDYTCEGVRSGNPSHSDRSSPVTLTVSGVRPQPVLTVSPLGQIFEGDSVTLHCEVTGASTGWRYYWYRAGQSRAGLDYVLYNARWVYLQPLSDSSRAGGNFTISAVTGTHRGLYWCRAERGDAPYYTQYSGAVTLTVSELFSRPTLTVSPAGSVWEGETVTLQCDTEAHRADTQLSYTFTRDTETLRAAAAQSQHIVPAVTRGDSGLYQCEAQAEGTSVKRWSDAVWVTVSEGRPAATLTVEPPWRQLYALEPVSLRCGLSGAPTGWTYRWYRDGSPTAVSQTDGHTMTGDRLSITAVSVSDGGQYQCEGMRGSKSFVSQRSDGLNLSISELLPRVSLTVDPPRVQHFTGSVVTLKCGGPGGSAGWTVKRYTKGQVEPGCSSHREETTADGCVIRYTSESDSGVYWCQSGAERSSAVTLRVTGGTERQGVATQPAGGAPHHPWRVSVCVKA from the exons tgagaCTCTGGGCTGTGCTGACCCTGCAGCCTGACTGGACATCTGTCTTCACTGGAGAGACGGTCACTCTGCGCTGTCAGGTCCAGGGGGCAGGAGACACTGACTGGAGGTACAGATGGTACAGAGGAGAGACACAGGTCCACCAGACTGACTCCTCCACTCGAGATGAAGGCAGATACACCATCAGCTCTGACAGTTATTACCACAGTGGAGACTATACCTGTGAGGGAGTGAGGAGTGGAAACCCATCACACTCTGACCGCAGCAGCCCAGTGACTCTGACAGTGTCAG gagttCGGCcccagcctgtcctgactgtcTCTCCACTGGGACAGATATTCGAGGGAGACTCAGTGACTCTGCACTGTGAGGTTACAGGGGCATCTACAGGCTGGAGGTATTACTGGTACAGAGCTGGACAGAGCAGGGCTGGACTGGACTATGTGTTGTACAATGCCAGATGGGTCTATCTGCAGCCCCTCTCTGACAGCAGCAGAGCTGGAGGCAACTTCACCATCAGCGCTGTGACTGGGACACACAGAGGGCTGTACTGGTGCAGAGCTGAGAGAGGAGACGCACCCTATTACACTCAGTACAGCGGGGCTGTGACTCTGACAGTGTCAG agcTGTTCTCCAGGCCCACTCTGACAGTCAGCCCTGCAGGGTCAGtgtgggagggagagacagtgactctgcagtgcGACACTGAGGCACACAGAGCTGACACACAGCTGAGCTACACATTCACCAGAGACACCGAGACCCTGAGAGCAGCGGCTGCACAGAGTCAGCACATCGTCCCTGCAGTGACGAGAGGGGACTCTGGACTGTACCAGTGTGAGGCGCAGGCTGAGGGGACGAGTGTGAAGAGATGGAGTGACGCTGTGTGGGTGACTGTGTCAG AGGGCCGGCCTGCAGCCACACTGACCGTGGAGCCACCCTGGAGGCAGCTGTACGCCCTGGAGCCAGTGTCTCTGAGGTGTGGGCTGTCAGGGGCCCCTACAGGCTGGACATACCGCTGGTACAGAGATGGCTCTCCCACTGCGGTGTCCCAGACTGATGGACACACTATGACCGGGGACAGGCTCTCCAtcactgcagtgtctgtgtctgatgGGGGGCAGTATCAGTGTGAGGGCATGAGGGGGAGCAAGTCATTTGTCTCTCAGCGCTCTGATGGTCTCAATCTCTCCATCTCAG agctgCTGCCTCGGGTCAGTCTGACTGTGGATCCCCCCAGAGTTCAGCACTTTACAGGCAGTGTGGTCACTCTGAAGtgtggggggccggggggctctGCTGGGTGGACAGTGAAGCGCTACACAAAAGGGCAGGTGGAGCCAGGCTGCTCGTCTCACAGGGAAGAAACAACTGCAGACGGCTGCGTCATCAGATACACCTCAGAGTCTGACAGTGGAGTGTACTGGTGTCAGTCTGGAGCAGAACGCAGCAGCGCTGTCACACTGAGAGTAACCG GTGGGACTGAGAGACAGGGAGTAGCTACACAGCCAGCAGGGGGCGCCCCACACCATCCCTGGAGGGTCTCTGTATGTGTGAAGGCCTGA